Below is a window of Mucilaginibacter ginkgonis DNA.
TAATATCTTTCGTTTCATTTGTTGTATTGACAAACGAACGAAGCGACGGTTTAAGTATCAGTGAATGGAATGGCAAATTAATGACACTGTTATTTCTGTGGCAGGTGCACTTCGGCCAGCATACAACGGGCGCTTCCGCCGCCTAACGTTTCAATTGTTTTTATGTCCGAATAGACGATCCGCGCGTAGTGTTCCAGGCGATCGATCTGCTCACCGGTCAGTGATTGAAACGCCTGTGCCGACATTACCAAAATGTGTTCGCCACCGGCATTTTGCACCTCCAGCATATTGCCCGCAAAATGGTTCATCTGGCCGAACGTGATCTCAACTATCTCTTTATTATTCCCGGCGAAAGATTGTTTTAAGCGTATTTTTTCCTCTTCGTTTTTAATACTATCAAGGCAGATCACAACAAATTGCCGACCGATACACATCAATACATTGGTATGGTAAATAGCTTGGTCATTCTGATCAAATGCACTAAACGTCAGAACGTTATAACCTTCAGCGTCAGCAAACGCTTTAAGTACATCAGTATCAGTTCTGGGGGATAAACTAGCGTAAGCGATCTTATTGTCACGGTCGAGTACCATGCTACCTGTTCCCTCTAAATACTTATTATCTGTTTCAAACCGGCTCAGGTCAATGGTATGCTTTACTGCGAAGTTTTCGTCCAATTTGCGAATTATATCTTCACGGCGTTCCAACCTTCTGTTCTCGGCCTGCATAGGGTAAAGCAGTACATTGCCATTCTCATGCATCGATATCCAGTTGTTGGGAAAGATAGAGTCAGGCGTATGCGGCTCGGGCGTATCGTCAACAACCATAACATTCACACCATTGTCGCGCAGCACTTGCACAAAATTGTCGAACTCCGCTAAAGCTGCCGACTGCGCATCTAATATATCGCTACCGGCATTTTGAAACGCGTTACTTTCGGCAGTTTGCTTGTTAAAGCCAAACCTCACCGGGCGGATCATTAAGAGGGTGGATGTGGTTTGCATTTTAGTTTATTAGTTCATTTGTTCAATAGTTCATTCGTACAAGTTCAA
It encodes the following:
- the ctlX gene encoding citrulline utilization hydrolase CtlX — translated: MQTTSTLLMIRPVRFGFNKQTAESNAFQNAGSDILDAQSAALAEFDNFVQVLRDNGVNVMVVDDTPEPHTPDSIFPNNWISMHENGNVLLYPMQAENRRLERREDIIRKLDENFAVKHTIDLSRFETDNKYLEGTGSMVLDRDNKIAYASLSPRTDTDVLKAFADAEGYNVLTFSAFDQNDQAIYHTNVLMCIGRQFVVICLDSIKNEEEKIRLKQSFAGNNKEIVEITFGQMNHFAGNMLEVQNAGGEHILVMSAQAFQSLTGEQIDRLEHYARIVYSDIKTIETLGGGSARCMLAEVHLPQK